In Blastopirellula marina, the following are encoded in one genomic region:
- a CDS encoding IS3 family transposase (programmed frameshift) has protein sequence MPRRRFTPEQIIQHLREAEVLLSQDKTIAQACKAIGVTEQTYYRWRKEYGGIRTDQAKRLKDLEKENARLKRLLADAELDKAILKEAAFGKLLSPDKRRRIVEHVRDTLGRARVSERRACRVLGQPRSTQRRVRWVPDDEPRLVREMIELAEQYGRYGYRRITEMLRRKGWQVNHKRIERLWRREGLKVPKRQPKRRRLWLNDGSCVRLRPSRRDEVWSYDFVHHRTHDGRAFRMLTLIDEYTRECLAVDVSRQLSSEDVLERLSDLFVRRGVPDFIRSDNGSEFTATKVRDWLERVEVNTLYIEPGSPWENGYIESFNGKLRDELLDREIFDTLLEAKVLIERWRVEYNTVRPHSSLGYRPPAPEAILPGEAASATLQHLPLEE, from the exons ATGCCTAGAAGAAGATTCACGCCGGAGCAGATTATCCAGCATCTCCGCGAAGCGGAGGTGCTTCTTTCTCAGGACAAGACGATTGCCCAGGCCTGCAAGGCGATCGGTGTCACGGAGCAGACTTACTACCGCTGGCGGAAGGAGTACGGTGGTATTCGTACCGATCAAGCCAAGCGGTTGAAGGACCTGGAGAAAGAGAACGCTCGGCTCAAGCGTTTGCTGGCTGATGCCGAACTCGACAAGGCGATTCTGAAGGAAGCCGCTT TCGGGAAACTTCTGAGCCCGGACAAGCGACGGCGAATCGTCGAGCACGTGCGAGATACCCTGGGACGCGCGCGAGTCTCGGAACGGCGGGCTTGTCGCGTGCTAGGGCAGCCTCGTTCCACCCAGCGCCGCGTTCGCTGGGTTCCCGATGACGAGCCTCGCCTGGTCCGGGAGATGATTGAGTTGGCGGAACAGTACGGTCGTTACGGCTATCGGAGAATCACCGAGATGTTACGGCGGAAAGGTTGGCAGGTGAACCATAAACGTATCGAGCGCCTGTGGCGTCGCGAGGGCCTGAAAGTACCGAAAAGACAGCCTAAACGACGTCGCCTGTGGTTGAACGATGGTTCGTGTGTTCGCCTGCGACCGAGTCGTCGCGATGAGGTCTGGAGCTATGACTTCGTGCATCACCGTACGCACGATGGCCGAGCCTTCCGGATGCTGACACTGATCGATGAATATACGCGAGAATGCCTGGCGGTCGACGTGTCCCGTCAGCTTTCCAGCGAAGATGTCTTGGAGCGTCTTAGTGACCTGTTCGTTCGTCGAGGCGTACCAGACTTCATTCGCAGCGACAACGGCTCGGAGTTCACCGCCACGAAGGTCCGAGACTGGTTGGAGCGAGTCGAGGTAAACACGCTGTACATTGAACCTGGCAGTCCCTGGGAGAACGGTTACATCGAATCCTTCAACGGGAAGCTGCGAGATGAACTGCTCGATCGAGAGATCTTCGACACGCTACTGGAGGCGAAAGTGTTGATTGAACGGTGGCGAGTCGAGTACAACACGGTACGCCCGCACAGTTCGCTGGGGTACCGCCCACCGGCACCGGAGGCCATTCTTCCAGGGGAAGCTGCTTCCGCTACGCTCCAGCACCTTCCCCTGGAAGAAT